The proteins below come from a single Roseiflexus sp. RS-1 genomic window:
- a CDS encoding malic enzyme-like NAD(P)-binding protein — MTVPNHQGIAYTLTIRCQIENRPGMLGTIATAIGENGGNIGAIDIVRVDRKHIVRDITIRVQDELHGDRIVRRINAIPGVVVTNVSDRVFSLHQGGKISIHSRTPLKSRDDLSLIYTPGVARVCRAIARDEENAFSLTIKRNSLAIVSDGSAVLGLGNLGAAAAIPVMEGKAVLFKELADIDAFPICLKSQDPDMIVATVEQISPVFGAINLEDIAAPQCFDIEERLVERLDIPVMHDDQHGTAVVVLAGLRNAATLVGKRLDQMRVVVNGVGAAGTAIIRNLLGAGVGEITAVDRAGILNADEDQPLNPFQRQIAAMTNRERRRGGLAEALIGADAFIGVSTGNILTVDMVRSMGSDPIVFALANPIPEGDPEMLQHYVRVLATGRSDFPNQINNALSFPGIFRGALDVRAAKITQGMRLAAAEGLASVISREELTEEYIVPSVFNRDIVPAIAAAVARAARAEGVARAEKEM, encoded by the coding sequence ATGACCGTACCGAATCATCAAGGAATCGCCTACACGCTGACGATTCGCTGTCAGATCGAAAATCGTCCCGGTATGCTGGGGACAATCGCCACTGCGATTGGTGAAAATGGCGGGAATATTGGCGCCATCGACATTGTGCGCGTCGACCGCAAGCATATCGTGCGCGACATTACCATTCGCGTGCAGGACGAACTCCATGGCGACCGCATCGTTCGCCGCATCAACGCCATCCCCGGTGTTGTCGTCACCAATGTGAGCGACCGGGTATTTTCGTTGCACCAGGGCGGCAAGATTTCGATTCACAGTCGCACGCCGCTCAAAAGCCGCGATGATCTGTCGCTGATCTACACCCCTGGAGTTGCCCGTGTTTGCCGTGCGATTGCACGTGATGAAGAAAATGCCTTTTCGCTCACCATCAAGAGAAACAGCCTGGCAATCGTCAGCGACGGGAGCGCAGTGCTGGGGCTGGGCAACCTTGGCGCTGCGGCAGCGATCCCGGTGATGGAAGGAAAAGCGGTGCTTTTCAAGGAACTGGCGGATATCGACGCATTCCCGATCTGTCTGAAGAGCCAGGACCCGGACATGATTGTTGCGACGGTCGAGCAAATTTCGCCAGTATTCGGCGCTATCAATCTGGAGGATATCGCCGCGCCACAGTGCTTCGATATCGAAGAGCGGCTGGTAGAGCGTCTCGACATTCCGGTGATGCATGATGATCAGCACGGCACGGCGGTTGTGGTGCTGGCGGGGTTGCGCAACGCCGCAACGCTGGTTGGAAAGCGTCTCGATCAGATGCGGGTGGTGGTGAATGGCGTTGGCGCTGCGGGAACCGCCATTATTCGCAACCTGCTCGGCGCCGGTGTTGGCGAGATTACTGCTGTTGATCGGGCAGGCATTCTGAATGCCGACGAGGATCAGCCGCTCAACCCATTTCAGCGCCAGATCGCTGCGATGACCAACCGCGAGCGACGTCGCGGCGGGCTGGCGGAAGCGCTCATCGGGGCTGATGCGTTCATCGGCGTCTCGACAGGAAATATCCTCACTGTTGATATGGTGCGGAGTATGGGGAGCGATCCGATCGTCTTTGCACTCGCCAACCCGATCCCTGAAGGCGATCCGGAGATGTTGCAGCATTATGTGCGTGTTCTTGCAACCGGGCGATCCGACTTCCCCAACCAGATCAACAACGCCCTCAGTTTCCCCGGTATCTTTCGCGGAGCGCTCGATGTGCGCGCGGCAAAGATTACGCAGGGCATGCGCCTGGCTGCCGCTGAAGGTCTGGCAAGCGTTATCAGCCGCGAGGAACTGACCGAGGAGTACATCGTTCCCAGCGTCTTCAATCGCGACATCGTGCCCGCGATTGCAGCGGCTGTGGCGCGTGCGGCGCGGGCGGAAGGGGTCGCGCGCGCGGAAAAGGAGATGTGA
- a CDS encoding DNA methyltransferase, giving the protein MKHTEALLTTSMTYLHKSGHYKSRGDVNKIDDQDRPAHDWYRFVLSFPPHLVREYLKRFGINSRHRVLDPFCGAGTTIVECKKLGIPAVGIEANPLAHFVAQVKIDWSPDPDELIQHSEYVAERARAQLEADGIEDDPLFPSMQRADAIRNLRTLEPDVMHLLLKNSISPLPLHKVLVLLDTLKTYADQRFERHQRLALAKALPNAIGNLHFGPEVGVGPAKPDTPVIAAWLEGVAAIARDLRHLRHLNHTEAMICHADARSIGDVLEPASIDAVITSPPYPNEKDYTRTTRLESVLLGFIRSKSDLRALKHHLIRSNTRNVYTSDDDQWIAHHPHIQHLADVIESRRRELGKTSGFERLYARVTRLYFGGMARHLAQLRTVLRPGAQLAYVVGDQASYFRVMIQTGALLADIARQLGYDLVGIDLFRTRIATATRMQLREEIVVLRWPG; this is encoded by the coding sequence ATGAAGCACACCGAAGCACTGCTGACCACATCGATGACGTATCTGCACAAAAGCGGTCATTACAAAAGCAGGGGTGATGTCAACAAGATAGACGATCAGGATCGCCCCGCACACGACTGGTATCGCTTTGTGCTGTCCTTTCCACCACATCTGGTTCGCGAATACCTTAAGCGTTTTGGCATCAACTCGCGCCATCGTGTCCTCGATCCTTTTTGCGGCGCTGGCACAACCATTGTTGAATGCAAAAAACTGGGCATTCCAGCCGTTGGTATCGAGGCAAACCCGCTTGCGCATTTTGTGGCGCAGGTCAAAATTGATTGGTCGCCCGACCCGGACGAACTGATCCAGCATTCCGAATACGTTGCAGAGCGTGCACGCGCGCAGCTCGAAGCCGACGGCATTGAGGATGATCCGTTATTTCCTTCGATGCAACGTGCTGATGCGATCCGCAATCTCCGAACCCTTGAACCGGACGTGATGCACCTCTTACTGAAAAACTCCATCAGCCCCCTTCCCTTGCATAAAGTTCTTGTCCTCCTCGATACGCTCAAGACGTATGCCGATCAACGATTTGAGCGTCACCAGCGCCTTGCACTGGCAAAGGCGCTCCCCAATGCAATTGGCAACCTTCATTTCGGTCCGGAGGTTGGCGTCGGACCGGCGAAGCCCGACACTCCGGTGATTGCTGCGTGGCTGGAAGGCGTGGCTGCGATTGCACGCGATCTGCGCCACTTAAGACATCTCAATCATACTGAAGCCATGATTTGCCACGCAGACGCTCGAAGCATCGGAGATGTGTTAGAACCTGCTTCAATTGATGCAGTTATTACTTCGCCACCCTACCCGAATGAAAAGGACTACACACGAACAACGCGGCTTGAGAGCGTGCTTCTCGGTTTTATTCGCAGCAAATCAGACCTTCGAGCTCTTAAGCATCACCTTATACGCTCAAATACCCGTAATGTGTACACGTCTGATGATGATCAATGGATCGCGCACCACCCCCATATTCAGCACCTCGCCGACGTGATTGAGTCACGTCGGCGTGAGTTGGGGAAGACATCGGGTTTTGAGCGCCTTTATGCGCGAGTCACCAGGCTCTACTTTGGCGGTATGGCGCGACACCTTGCCCAACTCCGCACCGTACTTCGTCCAGGGGCGCAGCTTGCCTATGTTGTTGGCGATCAGGCGTCCTACTTCCGTGTCATGATCCAGACCGGCGCGCTGCTGGCTGATATCGCCCGACAGTTGGGATATGATCTGGTCGGCATTGACCTCTTCCGAACCCGGATCGCCACTGCAACCCGGATGCAGCTACGCGAAGAAATCGTTGTTTTGCGCTGGCCTGGTTAA
- a CDS encoding IS110-like element ISRfsp2 family transposase codes for MASRESLFIGIDVSKQTLDVAFGADPHAPRETIPSTDEGVQLLVTRLQRLQPTLIVLEATGGLERMVFAQLLQAGLPTARVQPRRVRALAHAEGRQAKTDRLDARLLARFAERVRPPHHQATDEQRASLRDLLVRREQVIQMRTAEINRLTAAAPNLRPGIQQHIDWLDQEIRALEQERDNEAERTDEVRRKRELRDSVPGIGAITALNLLLRLPELGTIKRTEAAAVVGVAPYANQSGAQHKPRHSSGGRRDVRSVLYMATLAATRRRLVRRAFDQRLCQAGKPRKVAIVAAMRKLLTILGAILRQQKPWDPAVHTSAP; via the coding sequence ATGGCTTCCCGTGAGTCGCTCTTTATCGGCATTGATGTCTCCAAACAGACGCTGGATGTGGCGTTTGGCGCCGACCCGCACGCGCCACGCGAGACGATACCGTCTACCGACGAAGGTGTCCAGCTCCTGGTCACGCGACTCCAGCGCCTGCAGCCGACCCTGATTGTGCTGGAGGCGACCGGCGGGCTGGAGCGCATGGTGTTCGCCCAACTGCTCCAGGCTGGCTTGCCGACGGCGCGGGTGCAGCCACGCCGCGTGCGCGCCCTGGCGCACGCGGAAGGACGCCAGGCGAAGACCGACCGCCTGGATGCCCGGTTGCTCGCCCGCTTTGCCGAACGGGTGCGCCCGCCGCACCACCAAGCGACGGACGAGCAGCGCGCATCCTTGCGCGACCTGCTGGTCCGGCGGGAGCAGGTGATTCAGATGCGGACGGCTGAGATCAATCGGTTGACGGCTGCCGCGCCGAACCTCCGCCCGGGCATCCAGCAGCATATTGATTGGCTGGATCAGGAGATCCGTGCGCTTGAGCAGGAACGCGACAACGAGGCGGAGCGCACCGACGAGGTGCGCCGGAAACGGGAGCTGCGCGACAGCGTGCCCGGCATCGGCGCGATCACCGCACTGAACCTGCTGCTCCGCCTGCCCGAACTGGGGACCATCAAGCGCACGGAAGCGGCGGCCGTTGTGGGCGTTGCGCCGTATGCCAATCAGAGCGGCGCACAGCACAAACCCCGGCATAGCTCCGGCGGCAGGAGGGATGTGCGCAGCGTGTTGTACATGGCGACCCTGGCGGCCACGCGGCGCCGTCTGGTCAGGCGCGCCTTCGATCAGCGCCTGTGTCAAGCTGGCAAGCCGCGCAAGGTCGCCATCGTCGCTGCGATGCGCAAGCTGCTGACTATTCTCGGCGCAATATTGCGTCAGCAAAAGCCCTGGGATCCGGCTGTGCATACGAGCGCCCCTTGA
- a CDS encoding SLAC1 anion channel family protein — MIEQSSIHVSTGDQSKVDVRPQLKYVPVSFFATVLGLTGATIAWQRAERLLALPFAISGVALILSLAAFLSIATIYALKTARHFDAVKREFAHPVKINFFPTISISLLLFSIAFLRLNHDISRYVWIAGTVAQLVFTIAILSAWMQRSTLQIQHINPAWFIPVVGNIIVPIAGVDHAPAEISWFFFSFGLIFWIALFTLVLYRLIFHQPPLPERLIPTLFIMMAPPAIGFISYVKLMEHAISGFELDSFARILYYVGLFLFMLLLVQYRQFVKIPFYLSWWAYSFPTAAITIATVLMVAKTGLLFFHALAYILLVALAALITLLLVRTFSAIINRKVFVEED, encoded by the coding sequence ATGATAGAGCAGTCATCGATCCACGTTTCGACAGGTGATCAGAGCAAGGTGGATGTGCGCCCGCAGCTGAAGTATGTGCCGGTCTCGTTCTTTGCCACTGTACTCGGACTGACCGGCGCAACGATTGCGTGGCAGCGAGCGGAACGCCTGCTGGCGCTGCCCTTTGCGATCAGCGGTGTGGCGCTCATCCTTTCGCTGGCAGCCTTTCTGTCAATTGCAACCATCTATGCCCTGAAGACTGCGCGACATTTCGATGCAGTCAAACGTGAGTTTGCGCATCCGGTCAAAATCAACTTCTTTCCCACGATTTCGATCAGTCTGCTGTTGTTCAGTATCGCTTTTCTGCGCCTCAACCACGATATTTCGCGCTATGTATGGATCGCCGGTACCGTAGCGCAGTTGGTGTTCACTATTGCGATTCTATCTGCGTGGATGCAACGATCGACATTGCAGATCCAGCATATTAACCCTGCCTGGTTCATCCCGGTCGTGGGTAATATCATCGTACCAATTGCGGGGGTGGACCACGCTCCTGCCGAAATATCGTGGTTTTTCTTCAGCTTCGGTCTGATCTTCTGGATAGCGCTGTTTACACTCGTGCTGTACCGGCTTATTTTTCATCAACCACCGCTTCCAGAGCGTCTCATCCCGACGTTGTTTATCATGATGGCGCCTCCTGCGATTGGGTTCATTTCATACGTCAAACTGATGGAGCACGCAATCAGCGGCTTTGAACTGGATAGTTTTGCGCGAATCCTGTACTATGTCGGGCTGTTCCTGTTCATGCTGCTGCTTGTTCAGTATCGACAATTCGTAAAGATTCCCTTCTATCTTTCGTGGTGGGCATACTCATTCCCAACAGCGGCTATCACCATCGCAACCGTGCTGATGGTGGCGAAGACAGGGTTGCTATTCTTCCATGCGCTGGCGTATATCCTGCTCGTTGCACTGGCAGCGCTGATCACCCTGCTCCTCGTTCGCACATTCTCCGCGATTATCAATAGGAAGGTTTTTGTTGAGGAGGATTGA
- a CDS encoding IS110-like element ISRfsp2 family transposase translates to MASRESLFIGIDVSKQTLDVAFGADPHAPRETIPSTDEGVQLLVTRLQRLQPTLIVLEATGGLERMVFAQLLQAGVPTARVQPRRVRALAHAEGRQAKTDRLDARLLARFAERVRPPHHQATDEQRASLRDLLVRREQVIQMRTAEINRLTAAAPNLRPGIQQHIDWLDQEIRALEQERDNEAERTDEVRRKRELRDSVPGIGAITALNLLLRLPELGTIKRKEAAAVVGVAPYANQSGAQHKPRHISGGRRDVRSVLYMATLAATRRRLVRRAFYQRLCQAGKPRKVAIVAAMRKLLTILGAILRQQKPWDPAVHTSAP, encoded by the coding sequence ATGGCTTCCCGTGAGTCGCTCTTTATCGGCATTGATGTCTCCAAACAGACGCTGGATGTGGCGTTTGGCGCCGACCCGCACGCGCCACGCGAGACGATACCGTCTACCGACGAAGGTGTCCAGCTCCTGGTCACGCGACTCCAGCGCCTGCAGCCGACCCTGATTGTGCTGGAGGCGACCGGCGGGCTGGAGCGCATGGTGTTCGCCCAACTGCTCCAGGCTGGCGTGCCGACGGCGCGGGTGCAGCCACGCCGCGTGCGCGCCCTGGCGCACGCGGAAGGACGCCAGGCGAAGACCGACCGCCTGGATGCCCGGTTGCTCGCCCGCTTTGCCGAACGGGTGCGCCCGCCGCACCACCAAGCGACGGACGAGCAGCGCGCATCCTTGCGCGACCTGCTGGTCCGGCGGGAGCAGGTGATTCAGATGCGGACGGCTGAGATCAATCGGTTGACGGCTGCCGCGCCGAACCTCCGCCCGGGCATCCAGCAGCATATTGATTGGCTGGATCAGGAGATCCGTGCGCTTGAGCAGGAACGCGACAACGAGGCGGAGCGCACCGACGAGGTGCGCCGGAAACGGGAGCTGCGCGACAGCGTGCCCGGCATCGGCGCGATCACCGCACTGAACCTGCTGCTCCGCCTGCCCGAACTGGGGACCATCAAGCGCAAGGAAGCGGCGGCCGTTGTGGGCGTTGCGCCGTATGCCAATCAGAGCGGCGCACAGCACAAACCCCGGCATATCTCCGGCGGCAGGAGGGATGTGCGCAGCGTGTTGTACATGGCGACCCTGGCGGCCACGCGGCGCCGTCTGGTCAGGCGCGCCTTCTATCAGCGCCTGTGTCAAGCTGGCAAGCCGCGCAAGGTCGCCATCGTCGCTGCGATGCGCAAGCTGCTGACTATTCTCGGCGCAATATTGCGTCAGCAAAAGCCCTGGGATCCGGCTGTGCATACGAGCGCCCCTTGA
- a CDS encoding thioredoxin domain-containing protein: protein MSSNKRDRRPNRLINATSPYLLQHAYNPVDWYPWGEEALARAKAEDKPILLSVGYAACHWCHVMEHESFEDEETAALMNQHFINVKVDREERPDIDAIYMTAVQAMTGSGGWPMTVFLTPDGVPFFAGTYFPPEDRWQMPSFRRVLRSVAEAYASRRNELLARGRELVERMREAISMHMPGGTLTPAVLDTAFIGLQQAFDPAFGGFGRAPKFPQPMTLEFLLRYAVRTGRGMEMLEMTLRRMAEGGMYDQLGGGFHRYSVDAQWLVPHFEKMLYDNALLARVYLETFQATGNACYRRIAEETLDYMLREMHHPEGGFFSTQDADSLPTPDATHKHEGAFFVWTPAEIREALGTDAIVFSALYGVTDQGNFEGKNILHVRRSPDEVARVMGMPVEQIETIAARGRRILFEVRQRRPMPDLDDKVLTAWNGMAIRAFALGAVALDREDYRIAAVRCARFVLTNLRRADGELLRSWRRGVANPTPAFLEDYALLADGLLALYEATFDPHWLLEARALADSLLERFWDEGLGGFYDTGKNHEQLVIRPRDTGDNATPSGSSAAVDVLLRLALIFDEARYRERALSVLESMVPVMQRYPTGFGRYLAAAEFALGQPREIALIGNPEDADTQALAAVVLKPFLPNRVIVLARPGEDPPRIPSPLLNGRGQIDGKATAYVCQNYACQLPVTEPSALEAQVRGRQSG from the coding sequence ATGTCGAGCAACAAGCGCGATAGGCGCCCGAACCGCCTGATCAACGCGACGAGTCCCTACCTGTTACAACATGCGTACAATCCAGTCGACTGGTATCCCTGGGGGGAGGAGGCATTAGCACGCGCAAAAGCGGAAGACAAACCCATCCTGCTGAGTGTCGGCTATGCGGCATGTCACTGGTGTCATGTCATGGAGCATGAGTCGTTCGAGGATGAAGAGACTGCGGCGCTGATGAACCAGCACTTCATCAACGTGAAAGTTGATCGTGAAGAACGCCCGGACATCGATGCCATCTATATGACGGCCGTGCAGGCGATGACCGGCAGTGGCGGATGGCCGATGACCGTCTTCCTGACCCCCGACGGTGTGCCGTTTTTTGCCGGGACGTACTTTCCACCCGAAGATCGCTGGCAGATGCCATCATTTCGGCGGGTGCTGCGCTCGGTTGCCGAGGCGTATGCTTCCCGCCGGAACGAGTTGCTGGCGCGCGGGCGCGAACTGGTCGAGCGGATGCGAGAGGCGATCAGTATGCACATGCCGGGTGGCACACTCACGCCAGCTGTGCTCGATACTGCATTCATCGGGTTGCAGCAGGCATTCGATCCGGCATTCGGCGGTTTTGGGCGCGCACCGAAGTTCCCGCAACCGATGACGCTGGAATTCTTGTTGCGCTATGCGGTACGGACCGGTAGAGGCATGGAGATGCTCGAAATGACGCTGCGCAGGATGGCGGAAGGGGGAATGTACGATCAACTCGGCGGTGGTTTCCACCGATATAGCGTCGATGCGCAGTGGCTCGTGCCGCACTTCGAGAAAATGCTCTACGACAATGCGCTGCTGGCACGAGTCTATCTCGAGACATTCCAGGCGACTGGCAATGCATGTTACCGCCGCATTGCAGAGGAAACACTGGATTATATGCTGCGTGAAATGCACCATCCAGAAGGAGGATTCTTTAGCACGCAGGATGCCGATTCATTGCCGACGCCGGATGCAACGCACAAGCACGAGGGGGCGTTCTTCGTCTGGACGCCTGCCGAGATCCGGGAAGCGCTTGGCACGGATGCGATCGTTTTTTCGGCATTGTATGGGGTCACAGATCAGGGTAACTTCGAAGGAAAGAACATTCTGCACGTGCGGCGTTCACCGGATGAAGTCGCGCGTGTGATGGGGATGCCGGTCGAACAGATCGAAACCATCGCCGCGCGTGGACGCCGGATACTGTTCGAGGTGCGCCAGCGGCGCCCGATGCCAGATCTCGACGATAAAGTATTGACAGCGTGGAATGGCATGGCGATACGCGCTTTTGCACTTGGCGCTGTTGCTCTCGACCGCGAGGACTACCGCATCGCAGCAGTGCGGTGCGCCAGGTTTGTGCTGACCAACCTGCGCCGCGCCGATGGCGAATTATTGCGTTCCTGGCGTCGTGGCGTCGCTAACCCAACCCCCGCGTTCCTTGAAGATTATGCACTGCTGGCGGATGGACTGCTGGCATTGTACGAAGCGACCTTCGATCCGCACTGGTTGCTGGAAGCGCGCGCGCTGGCCGATTCCCTGCTGGAACGCTTCTGGGATGAGGGTCTTGGCGGTTTCTACGATACCGGCAAAAACCACGAGCAACTGGTCATTCGTCCGCGGGACACCGGAGACAATGCGACGCCGAGCGGCAGTTCGGCGGCTGTGGATGTGCTGCTGCGACTGGCGCTGATCTTTGACGAGGCGCGCTACCGCGAACGGGCGTTGAGCGTGCTGGAGTCAATGGTTCCTGTTATGCAGCGGTATCCAACCGGCTTCGGGCGCTACCTGGCGGCGGCTGAGTTCGCATTGGGTCAACCGCGCGAGATCGCTCTGATCGGCAACCCGGAAGATGCCGACACCCAGGCGCTGGCAGCAGTTGTGTTGAAACCATTCCTGCCGAACCGGGTCATCGTACTGGCTCGCCCCGGTGAAGATCCGCCGCGCATTCCATCGCCGCTGCTCAACGGACGCGGGCAGATTGATGGCAAGGCAACCGCCTATGTCTGTCAGAACTACGCCTGTCAACTGCCGGTGACCGAGCCCTCAGCGCTGGAAGCGCAGGTGCGCGGAAGACAGAGCGGGTAA
- a CDS encoding choice-of-anchor Q domain-containing protein has product MRVYIIMLLLGIGMLLPTPPAHAAGVVGDGTPASCTRDALAAALASGGEIRFNCGSAPVTIPIAATLDIRTAATIDGGGLVTLDGQGTTRIMYVNKLSAGTKLTLRNLTLANGRSSGFEPSFGGCVYARQSAVDLIDVTFTGCRAGNGAALYVYGGALKVERSTFIGNHASDGGAIYALQGGRVVIRNSTFAANTSTGDGGAIFMDNSPLEAYASLFEDNQAQGTQSQPDIGLGGAIYGNNPGATITIVGSQFRRNYARLQGGALFADYNVTLRVQTSNFSNNRSGSQGGALGTWKAQAHLHSCTFTDNVSDGGGGAILSGEATTMVVSAGTFTGNSAGRDGGALYNYTGPLTVNDSLFDANRAGVDGRGDTRGGAIVSYRATMTINASTFTGNQVVGRQGFGGAIGNAGSATVVNSTFYDNAAEYGGAIYGLRDTRVVNVTLVRNQSANGANLNWERTTTMTLRNTLLVPGSNGRNCIRAVSTSEGGNIQEGDTSCFPSQPVVALGLSAPAMHGGATPTIALPPGAAAIDVGRDCPPFDQRGFPRVGACDSGAFEFGSSAPNLSEAVFLPLVVR; this is encoded by the coding sequence ATGCGCGTATATATCATCATGCTCCTGCTTGGCATTGGTATGCTCCTTCCGACGCCTCCCGCGCACGCTGCCGGTGTCGTCGGTGATGGAACGCCGGCGAGTTGCACGCGCGATGCCCTGGCGGCGGCGCTGGCTTCGGGTGGCGAGATCCGCTTCAACTGCGGCAGCGCGCCGGTGACTATCCCGATTGCGGCAACCCTCGATATTCGCACTGCGGCAACGATCGATGGCGGAGGATTGGTGACCCTCGATGGTCAGGGAACGACCCGTATCATGTATGTTAACAAACTCAGCGCCGGCACGAAATTGACGCTGCGCAACCTGACGCTCGCCAACGGTCGATCAAGCGGGTTCGAGCCGTCGTTTGGCGGTTGCGTCTATGCACGCCAGAGCGCCGTCGACCTGATCGATGTCACGTTTACCGGTTGCAGGGCGGGCAACGGTGCTGCGCTCTATGTCTACGGCGGCGCACTGAAAGTCGAACGCAGCACGTTCATCGGCAATCACGCCAGCGATGGCGGCGCGATCTACGCGCTTCAGGGCGGCCGCGTCGTCATTCGCAACTCCACCTTTGCCGCCAACACATCCACTGGCGATGGCGGCGCCATCTTCATGGACAACTCGCCGCTCGAAGCGTATGCTTCCCTGTTTGAAGACAATCAGGCGCAGGGGACGCAATCTCAGCCAGATATCGGTTTAGGCGGCGCGATCTATGGCAACAATCCCGGCGCAACCATAACGATCGTCGGCAGTCAGTTTCGCCGGAACTACGCACGACTGCAAGGTGGCGCGCTGTTCGCCGACTACAACGTCACGCTCCGCGTCCAGACCAGCAACTTCAGCAATAACCGCTCTGGTTCGCAGGGAGGGGCGCTGGGAACCTGGAAAGCACAGGCGCATTTGCACTCGTGCACCTTTACCGACAATGTTTCTGACGGCGGAGGCGGCGCAATTCTGAGTGGTGAAGCAACAACCATGGTCGTATCGGCTGGCACATTCACCGGAAACAGCGCCGGGCGCGATGGTGGCGCTCTGTACAACTACACCGGTCCGCTAACAGTCAACGACTCGCTGTTCGACGCCAACCGCGCCGGTGTGGACGGCAGGGGCGACACTCGTGGCGGCGCAATTGTCAGTTACCGCGCGACGATGACAATCAATGCCAGCACCTTTACCGGCAACCAGGTGGTCGGTCGTCAGGGGTTCGGCGGTGCAATCGGGAACGCTGGCAGCGCTACCGTGGTCAACAGTACATTTTACGATAATGCCGCCGAATATGGTGGCGCAATCTACGGACTGCGCGACACCCGTGTGGTGAATGTCACCCTGGTGCGCAACCAGAGCGCAAACGGCGCCAACCTGAACTGGGAGAGGACCACGACCATGACGCTCAGGAACACTCTGCTTGTGCCTGGCTCGAATGGGCGGAATTGCATCCGCGCTGTATCAACCAGCGAAGGCGGCAATATTCAGGAGGGAGATACGAGTTGTTTCCCCAGCCAGCCGGTGGTGGCGCTTGGTTTGAGTGCTCCGGCGATGCACGGCGGCGCAACGCCAACCATTGCTCTGCCACCCGGCGCTGCCGCAATCGATGTCGGGCGTGATTGCCCGCCCTTCGACCAGCGCGGCTTTCCGCGCGTTGGCGCCTGTGACAGCGGTGCATTTGAATTCGGCAGTTCCGCGCCCAATTTGAGCGAAGCCGTTTTTCTCCCGCTCGTCGTCCGCTGA
- a CDS encoding DUF3592 domain-containing protein, whose protein sequence is MSDALLFVTLFCVVPVIIFGLVAYGLIQRMYRFQEVLADGVETEAVVVRKYDRSLSFGWRKRVVFEYRDASGAIHRKDEAVFSSEYDRLQAGDTIKVLYSAKRPYVFAFKEAVEQSRAAMAREKGRQHDQSSSDTP, encoded by the coding sequence GTGAGTGATGCACTGCTCTTCGTTACGCTCTTTTGCGTCGTTCCAGTGATCATTTTTGGGCTGGTCGCGTATGGACTGATCCAGCGTATGTACCGCTTCCAGGAGGTTCTGGCGGATGGCGTCGAAACCGAGGCAGTGGTTGTGCGCAAATATGACCGTTCACTGTCTTTTGGCTGGCGGAAGCGAGTCGTCTTCGAATACCGCGATGCGTCAGGCGCGATCCATCGGAAGGATGAAGCAGTCTTCTCATCGGAGTATGATCGCCTGCAGGCAGGAGACACGATCAAGGTGCTCTACTCGGCGAAACGACCGTATGTGTTTGCCTTCAAAGAAGCCGTTGAGCAATCCCGCGCCGCTATGGCACGCGAGAAAGGGCGACAACACGACCAATCATCTTCTGACACACCGTGA